A genomic window from Salvia splendens isolate huo1 chromosome 11, SspV2, whole genome shotgun sequence includes:
- the LOC121756033 gene encoding putative F-box protein At3g16210, whose amino-acid sequence MVITKEDLHLPRDICIEILKRLSIRDVLSCKCVCKSLRDLIKNDDFAASYAPEPGVAFADRDKGLYIVTDEAYRPLYRFVLPPRNHDSCHAVIDSTNGLIMVWEECGEILSICNPMTREYVQLPPLSSLKSEYMYGFGVSKLSRKYKILCGTARSCDAYILGRGESGLWRRIAAEAPGIPIFPSDIAAFLNGNLHWLASKSKENFVCCFDLETELFNQFSLPYRDYSDDYNYEYHLRTLKGRLCLCDAVDSHLGVAIWWMNDYGDDNSWVKVYSIHRFEVSPSINGVVYPLRVFANGVGIVDIPPVTEFVLGVDIDI is encoded by the exons ATGGTGATAACGAAGGAAGATTTGCATTTACCGCGAGATATATGCATAGAGATCCTAAAAAGGCTCTCGATCAGAGACGTCCTGAGTTGCAAGTGCGTTTGTAAATCATTGCGTGATCTGATAAAAAATGATGACTTTGCGGCGTCATATGCTCCGGAACCAGGTGTGGCCTTTGCAGATCGAGACAAGGGGTTGTACATAGTCACTGATGAGGCATACCGGCCACTTTATCGATTTGTCTTGCCTCCTCGCAATCATGATTCGTGTCATGCTGTAATTGATTCGACTAATGGTTTGATTATGGTGTGGGAAGAATGCGGTGAAATTCTTTCCATATGCAATCCAATGACCCGTGAGTATGTCCAGCTTCCTCCACTGTCTTCCCTTAAAAGTGAGTACATGTATGGATTTGGAGTGAGCAAATTAAGTCGGAAATATAAGATTTTATGTGGTACGGCTAGGTCATGTGATGCATACATTCTAGGAAGAGGAGAAAGCGGGTTGTGGAGAAGGATCGCAGCGGAAGCACCTGGCATCCCTATATTTCCTAGTGATATTGCTGCATTTTTGAACGGAAATCTTCATTGGTTGGCATCCAAGTCCAAGGAGAATTTCGTTTGTTGCTTTGATCTTGAAACAGAGCTCTTTAATCAGTTTTCTCTTCCTTATCGTGATTACAGCGACGACTATAATTACGAATATCACCTACGTACTTTGAAGGGTCGACTATGTTTATGCGATGCGGTAGATAGTCATCTTGGTGTTGCTATTTGGTGGATGAACGATTATGGAGATGATAATTCTTGGGTTAAAGTATATTCAATCCACCGATTCGAAGTTTCTCCAAGTATCAATGGAGTTGTTTACCCGCTCAGAGTTTTTGCAAATG gcGTTGGCATTGTTGACATtcccccagtgacagaatttgtattaggcgttgacattgacatatga
- the LOC121756182 gene encoding heat stress transcription factor A-4a-like encodes MEGTNGSSGSPAPFLLKTYEMVDDSLTNAVVSWSRTSHSFVVWNPPEFARDLLPKYFKHNNFSSFVRQLNTYGFRKVDPDQWEFANEEFIRGQRHLLKNIHRRKPVHSHSGNGNAAPVTDSEREEFEKEIEKLKQERVSLETEVERYREENRGYEHDLRSLGQTLHTIDQRQRQLLDNLALLLQSPNPMDQSKSPNKKRRMLALHYFKDEAMLIEDNPSPSSLPLLDMKQVEKLDSSLTFWEKFVRGIDQIPTDPPSSPMESDINVIIPGSPCSASSAYIESPAISSIRIDPASRPSRVDINISPAKSPDARSAEAQLGSNTFQSVPANDVFWQQFLTEAPVQPERIELYDRTTDPSRFADEHKPWWIVDGLNQHMRHLTEAERI; translated from the exons ATGGAAGGAACAAATGGAAGCTCTGGTTCACCAGCACCATTTCTGTTGAAAACATATGAAATGGTGGATGATTCTCTGACTAATGCAGTTGTGTCTTGGAGTAGAACAAGCCATAGTTTTGTGGTTTGGAATCCACCTGAGTTTGCTAGGGATTTGTTGCCTAAGTATTTCAAGCACAACAATTTTTCCAGCTTTGTCAGACAACTCAATACTTAT GGCTTTAGAAAGGTCGATCCGGATCAGTGGGAGTTCGCGAACGAGGAGTTTATCCGGGGACAAAGGCATCTATTAAAGAACATCCACAGGCGAAAACCCGTCCACAGCCACTCAGGCAATGGGAATGCAGCGCCAGTAACTGACTCGGAGAGAGAGGAGTTTGAGAAGGAGATTGAGAAGCTGAAGCAAGAGAGAGTCTCCCTCGAGACAGAGGTGGAGAGGTACAGAGAGGAGAATCGAGGCTACGAGCACGACCTGAGATCACTGGGGCAGACATTGCACACCATTGACCAAAGGCAGCGGCAGCTGTTGGATAACTTGGCTCTTCTCCTGCAGAGCCCGAATCCAATGGACCAGTCCAAATCCCCGAACAAGAAGAGACGGATGCTGGCTCTGCACTACTTCAAAGACGAAGCCATGTTAATCGAAGACAATCCCAGCCCTTCATCTCTCCCACTGTTGGACATGAAGCAAGTTGAGAAGCTCGACTCGTCTCTAACTTTCTGGGAGAAATTCGTTCGTGGGATCGACCAAATCCCCACAGATCCCCCGTCCTCGCCTATGGAGTCTGACATCAATGTCATTATCCCGGGATCCCCTTGCTCTGCATCCTCAGCTTACATTGAAAGCCCTGCAATATCATCCATCCGAATCGATCCTGCCTCGAGGCCATCAAGAGTCGACATCAACATAAGTCCGGCCAAAAGCCCGGATGCTAGATCAGCTGAAGCTCAACTTGGGAGCAACACTTTTCAGTCTGTGCCGGCTAATGATGTGTTCTGGCAACAGTTTCTGACGGAGGCTCCCGTGCAGCCGGAGCGAATAGAGTTGTATGATAGGACGACGGATCCTAGTAGATTCGCGGATGAACACAAGCCTTGGTGGATCGTGGATGGCCTTAACCAGCACATGAGACATCTCACCGAAGCTGAGAGGATCTGA